A genomic segment from Halorubrum depositum encodes:
- a CDS encoding SHOCT domain-containing protein, whose protein sequence is MQNPIRARGIRSLGLVVVGALALAVVAGMALTHATVPDAVMWGWHDGMWTDGHMVGWGGWGWGMPLFGLLWMALLVALPVSLVYWLATRSRSNGSAEDGALAVLEERYARGEIDDEEFDRRRARLISDDDRS, encoded by the coding sequence ATGCAAAATCCAATTCGAGCACGCGGGATTCGTTCTCTGGGACTCGTCGTCGTCGGAGCGCTCGCTCTGGCCGTCGTCGCCGGAATGGCGCTGACGCACGCGACCGTTCCGGACGCAGTGATGTGGGGCTGGCACGACGGGATGTGGACCGACGGCCACATGGTCGGCTGGGGCGGATGGGGCTGGGGGATGCCGCTGTTCGGCCTCCTCTGGATGGCACTCCTCGTCGCCCTCCCGGTCTCTCTCGTCTACTGGCTGGCAACGCGGTCGCGATCGAACGGCTCCGCCGAGGACGGCGCGCTCGCCGTCCTCGAGGAGCGGTACGCCCGCGGAGAGATCGACGACGAGGAGTTCGACCGCCGACGCGCTCGGCTCATATCCGACGACGATCGTTCCTGA
- a CDS encoding CPBP family intramembrane glutamic endopeptidase: MAPPQRTPSFAKRFGSTLLAGVPGVLALGGYVYLTTPPTAVPPGLSLPLLAVSAVVNSLLLLAVACLVGTYAAPRAGLRSFLAESAGSGADVWRRLRPELRVAVGLGVAGGLLILLLDVALAPFVAQELPRSAIGATDPTAATVLAYAPVRFLYGGVTEELLLRYGLMSALAFVGWVVTGRPSDGPGSGVMWAAIAVSAVAFGVGHLPALAQSVGLTPALVARTILLNAIAGLVFGWLYWRRSLEAAMVAHAAFHVPLVALSLVQVALG; this comes from the coding sequence ATGGCTCCGCCTCAGCGCACCCCCTCCTTCGCGAAGCGGTTCGGCTCGACGCTGCTCGCCGGCGTCCCCGGCGTCCTCGCCCTCGGCGGCTACGTCTACCTCACGACGCCGCCGACGGCCGTCCCGCCCGGCCTGTCGCTCCCGCTCCTCGCGGTGTCGGCCGTGGTCAACTCGCTGCTCCTGCTCGCCGTCGCGTGTCTGGTCGGGACGTACGCCGCCCCGCGAGCGGGGCTGCGTTCGTTTCTCGCCGAGTCGGCGGGGAGCGGCGCCGACGTCTGGCGACGCCTGCGGCCCGAGCTCCGAGTCGCCGTCGGCCTCGGCGTCGCCGGCGGCCTCCTGATCCTGCTGCTCGACGTCGCGCTGGCGCCGTTCGTCGCGCAAGAGCTGCCCCGGTCCGCGATCGGGGCGACCGATCCGACCGCGGCGACCGTCCTCGCGTACGCCCCGGTCCGCTTCCTCTACGGCGGCGTCACGGAGGAACTGCTGCTCCGATACGGGCTCATGTCCGCGCTCGCGTTCGTCGGCTGGGTAGTGACGGGTCGCCCGTCCGACGGCCCCGGATCGGGAGTCATGTGGGCCGCGATCGCGGTCTCCGCCGTGGCGTTCGGAGTCGGTCACCTCCCGGCGCTCGCGCAGTCCGTCGGGTTGACGCCGGCGCTCGTCGCCCGGACGATCCTCCTGAACGCGATCGCGGGCCTCGTCTTCGGCTGGCTGTACTGGCGGCGGAGCCTCGAGGCGGCGATGGTCGCCCACGCCGCGTTCCACGTCCCGCTGGTGGCGCTCTCGCTCGTCCAGGTCGCGCTGGGGTAG
- a CDS encoding oligosaccharide flippase family protein, translating into MTDASEVNLSFEVGKGLIAKVVMAVIGFSGTILFARLLGASDFGGYYLLLMIAEFLKKPVDGWSVAAKKRYSELTSPKGEIIAGQMLLPLFLVVFVAIGAYPFRTAIADYTGVARSYHVLVFLAGSLGLYSAFESILGATGLVGRQTGIDTFRSVITLALQVLFVWYGIGVLGMAYGLGLATLISVPLIFWSLDISVNIPTINTFWSLARFAKDSIPYTFVSKAWDRYDIFLIGALLSPSVVGYYEVAYKLVVPATFVSGLIGSIMMSRTSNLASRGEDATADVTNSLSFASLFAIPIFFGALAIPEKLVVTAYGPEYRSAAVLLIGLALYQIFNTQSTVFGDIIAGLDRHNANLKISLVAFTVNIILGYLLILRYGALGVVAATVVASVVEYVAAAYLLTRFDIPFISKTVLQEVLAGVLMYTVLVTLSTAISIDSWYSLLLVVASGGLLYFVVLIAISLRVRTVIKSFLKTVTT; encoded by the coding sequence ATGACTGACGCGTCTGAAGTAAATCTTAGCTTCGAAGTAGGCAAGGGATTGATAGCAAAGGTCGTAATGGCTGTGATCGGATTCTCCGGAACAATACTCTTCGCGCGTCTTCTCGGAGCATCTGATTTCGGCGGGTACTATCTCCTGCTCATGATCGCAGAGTTCCTCAAAAAACCAGTAGACGGCTGGAGTGTAGCCGCAAAAAAGCGGTACTCAGAGCTAACAAGTCCGAAGGGTGAGATCATTGCCGGTCAGATGCTACTTCCCTTGTTTCTTGTCGTCTTTGTTGCGATCGGAGCGTATCCATTCAGAACTGCCATAGCCGATTACACTGGTGTTGCTCGCTCTTACCACGTTCTCGTCTTCCTAGCAGGGTCTCTGGGTCTCTATTCGGCCTTCGAATCAATTCTTGGCGCGACTGGTCTCGTTGGAAGGCAGACCGGTATTGATACTTTCCGGTCGGTGATCACGTTGGCTCTGCAGGTGTTGTTCGTGTGGTACGGGATTGGCGTTCTTGGGATGGCTTATGGTCTCGGATTGGCAACATTAATATCCGTTCCACTCATATTCTGGTCGTTAGATATTAGTGTTAATATTCCTACTATCAACACCTTCTGGTCTCTCGCCCGGTTCGCTAAGGACAGTATACCATACACCTTTGTTTCAAAAGCGTGGGACAGATACGATATATTCCTCATCGGTGCGCTATTGTCTCCAAGTGTCGTTGGTTACTACGAGGTCGCGTACAAATTAGTCGTACCAGCGACTTTCGTCTCGGGACTAATCGGGAGTATCATGATGTCCAGAACGAGCAATCTGGCAAGCCGCGGTGAGGACGCCACTGCAGATGTCACCAACTCTCTATCATTTGCGAGCCTATTTGCCATTCCGATCTTCTTCGGTGCTTTGGCCATTCCCGAGAAACTGGTCGTCACGGCGTACGGTCCTGAGTATCGATCGGCAGCAGTGCTCCTGATCGGTCTGGCCCTGTATCAGATATTCAACACACAGTCAACGGTCTTCGGAGACATCATAGCTGGACTGGACCGCCACAACGCAAATCTGAAAATCTCATTGGTTGCGTTCACGGTGAATATTATCTTGGGATACCTCCTGATACTTCGATACGGCGCTTTAGGAGTTGTTGCAGCGACTGTCGTTGCAAGTGTCGTCGAATACGTCGCTGCAGCCTACTTGCTCACTAGATTCGATATCCCATTTATATCGAAGACAGTGCTGCAAGAAGTCCTCGCCGGTGTCTTGATGTACACCGTTCTTGTAACTCTCTCAACGGCCATCAGTATCGACTCTTGGTACTCACTCCTGCTAGTCGTCGCAAGTGGTGGTCTCTTGTATTTCGTCGTTCTAATCGCAATTAGCTTGAGGGTTCGAACCGTTATCAAGTCATTTTTAAAAACAGTCACGACATAG
- a CDS encoding heavy metal translocating P-type ATPase, which yields MTSDQIGGAENAAVTEPSSPSTCTVHVERRGGRGDAGARALERHLAGLSGVRDVDVSFRTGDARITYDGSVISEEAIRDAVRDRNVSIRGDAEPDTDGVRSRSKLRREATFVGLTLLGMATGLATGWLAGPLLLEWAGYAVAYVFGGWYGLKGAIETLRHRAVDIDLLMIVAALGALSIGAPFEGAMLLFLFSLSNVLQHYAIGRSRRAIESLVEMRPDEAQVLRDGEEVTVPIDDVAVGDVFVVRPGDKIPLDGTVASGESTVDEASLTGESMPVSKGPGDEVFGGTLNESGSLEIEVTRRAHESAITRLIHMVEEAQSEKAPTQRLIDRLEQPYVLGVFGLTIAAIGIPLALGSEFTGAFYRAMTLMVAASPCAVIISTPAAVLSAIASGGRQGVLFKGGEHVETAASIDAVAFDKTGTLTEGDTRLTDVVVREASRTGTGTGSLDDDQLLGLSAAVQARSEHHLAEATVDAATERGLDVPDASGFQATAGKGVHATVGDDVVHIGNRSYVETVLADRSIDGLDAGLDRLRELEAEGKTSVLVVRESDRSASVLGWLAFTDTVRPGAADMIERLRALGVDHIVMLTGDNERVAHRIAEEVGIDEVHAELLPEEKVDRIDDLVSRYENVAMVGDGVNDAPALATATLGIAMGGAGTDVALETADVVLMGDDIGKIPYVLGLGRRTRRTLTVNLAIAFGAIALMVGAILLRGIPLPLAVVGHEGSTVIVSLNGLRLLGFRE from the coding sequence GTGACATCAGACCAAATCGGCGGTGCCGAGAACGCGGCCGTCACTGAACCGTCGTCGCCCTCGACGTGTACCGTCCACGTCGAACGACGAGGCGGCCGCGGCGACGCGGGAGCGCGGGCGCTCGAACGTCATCTCGCGGGGCTCTCCGGCGTCCGCGACGTCGACGTCTCGTTTCGAACGGGAGACGCCCGGATCACCTACGACGGGAGCGTCATCTCGGAGGAAGCGATTCGAGACGCCGTCCGCGACCGGAACGTGTCGATCCGGGGCGACGCCGAACCGGACACGGACGGCGTGAGATCCCGTTCGAAGCTCAGGCGGGAGGCGACGTTCGTCGGCCTGACGCTGCTCGGGATGGCGACCGGCCTGGCGACGGGGTGGCTCGCCGGACCGCTCCTTCTCGAGTGGGCCGGCTACGCCGTCGCATACGTCTTCGGCGGCTGGTACGGGCTCAAAGGGGCGATCGAGACGCTTCGCCACCGCGCGGTCGACATCGACCTGTTGATGATCGTCGCCGCGCTCGGCGCCCTCTCGATCGGCGCCCCGTTCGAGGGCGCGATGCTGCTGTTCCTGTTCTCGCTGTCGAACGTCCTCCAGCACTACGCGATCGGGCGCTCGCGCCGGGCGATCGAGTCGCTCGTCGAGATGCGGCCGGACGAGGCGCAGGTGCTCCGCGACGGCGAGGAGGTCACCGTGCCCATCGACGACGTCGCCGTCGGCGACGTGTTCGTGGTCCGTCCCGGCGATAAGATCCCGCTCGACGGGACCGTCGCGTCCGGCGAGAGCACGGTCGACGAGGCGTCGCTCACCGGCGAGTCGATGCCCGTCTCGAAGGGGCCCGGCGACGAGGTGTTCGGCGGGACGCTCAACGAGAGCGGGAGCCTCGAGATCGAGGTCACGCGGCGGGCCCACGAGTCGGCCATCACCCGGCTCATTCACATGGTCGAAGAGGCGCAAAGCGAGAAGGCGCCGACACAGCGGCTCATCGACCGCCTCGAACAGCCGTACGTCCTCGGCGTTTTCGGGCTCACGATCGCGGCGATCGGGATTCCGCTCGCGCTCGGGAGCGAGTTCACCGGCGCGTTCTACCGCGCGATGACGCTCATGGTCGCGGCCTCGCCGTGTGCGGTCATCATCTCGACGCCGGCGGCCGTGCTCTCGGCGATCGCGTCGGGCGGGCGACAGGGCGTCCTCTTCAAGGGCGGCGAACACGTCGAGACGGCGGCGTCCATCGACGCGGTCGCCTTCGACAAGACGGGGACGCTCACCGAAGGCGACACGCGACTGACCGACGTGGTCGTGCGGGAGGCGTCTCGGACCGGGACCGGGACCGGCTCCCTCGACGACGATCAGTTGCTCGGCCTGTCGGCAGCCGTTCAGGCGCGTTCGGAACACCACCTGGCCGAGGCGACCGTCGACGCCGCGACCGAACGCGGTCTCGACGTCCCCGACGCGAGCGGGTTCCAGGCCACCGCCGGGAAAGGGGTCCACGCGACCGTCGGGGACGACGTCGTCCACATCGGGAACCGCAGTTACGTCGAGACCGTTCTGGCTGACCGGTCGATCGACGGATTGGACGCCGGCCTGGACAGGTTACGAGAGCTGGAAGCGGAGGGGAAAACGAGCGTGCTCGTCGTCCGCGAGAGCGACCGGAGCGCCTCGGTGCTCGGCTGGCTCGCCTTCACCGACACCGTCCGTCCCGGCGCGGCGGACATGATCGAACGGCTCCGCGCGCTCGGCGTCGACCACATCGTGATGCTGACGGGGGACAACGAACGCGTCGCCCACAGGATCGCCGAGGAGGTGGGTATCGACGAGGTGCACGCGGAACTGCTCCCCGAAGAGAAGGTCGACCGCATCGACGACCTGGTCTCCCGTTACGAGAACGTGGCCATGGTCGGCGACGGCGTGAACGACGCGCCCGCGCTGGCGACCGCGACGCTCGGGATCGCGATGGGTGGGGCCGGGACCGATGTCGCCCTCGAGACGGCCGACGTCGTGTTGATGGGCGACGACATCGGGAAGATCCCGTACGTGCTCGGACTCGGTCGGCGGACGCGCCGGACGCTGACGGTCAACCTCGCGATCGCCTTCGGCGCGATCGCGCTCATGGTCGGCGCGATCCTGCTGCGGGGCATCCCCCTGCCGCTGGCCGTGGTCGGCCACGAGGGCTCGACGGTGATCGTCTCGCTGAACGGCCTCCGACTGCTCGGGTTCCGCGAGTAG
- a CDS encoding NAD-dependent epimerase/dehydratase family protein, translating to MQNKRVLVTGGAGFIGSNLANRLASDNDVIAVDDTYLGTSENLDDDVEFVEASVLGDDFPADVDVLFHLAALSSRNMHEENPQRGCRVNVEGFVNAVERARREGCDTVVYASTSSIYGSRTEPSPVDMDVEAHTAYEASKLARERYAEYYANHHEVAMAGLRFFSVYQGFAGNEEHKGEYANTVAQFADAIANGEAPELFGDGSQTRDFTHVSDVARACELAADHELTGVYNVGTQEAHSFNEMVAMINYALGTDVDPEYIECPFDGYVHDTMADYSQFREATGWEPEISFEEGVELVCEPYLDE from the coding sequence ATGCAAAACAAACGCGTCCTCGTCACGGGCGGCGCCGGGTTCATCGGCTCGAACCTCGCGAACCGCCTCGCGAGCGACAACGACGTGATCGCCGTCGACGACACCTACCTCGGCACGTCTGAGAACCTCGACGACGACGTGGAGTTTGTCGAGGCCTCCGTCCTCGGCGACGACTTCCCCGCCGACGTCGACGTGCTCTTCCACCTCGCCGCGCTCTCCTCGCGGAACATGCACGAGGAGAACCCCCAGCGCGGCTGTCGCGTCAACGTCGAGGGGTTTGTCAACGCCGTCGAGCGCGCCCGCCGCGAGGGATGCGACACCGTCGTCTACGCCTCCACCTCCTCGATCTACGGCAGCCGCACCGAGCCCTCGCCCGTCGACATGGACGTGGAGGCTCACACCGCCTACGAGGCCTCGAAGCTCGCCCGCGAGCGGTACGCCGAGTACTACGCCAACCACCACGAGGTGGCGATGGCGGGCCTCCGCTTCTTCTCCGTCTATCAGGGCTTCGCCGGCAACGAGGAGCACAAGGGCGAGTACGCGAACACGGTCGCCCAATTTGCGGACGCCATCGCGAACGGCGAGGCGCCCGAGCTGTTCGGCGACGGCAGTCAAACGCGCGACTTCACCCACGTTTCAGACGTCGCCCGCGCCTGCGAGCTCGCCGCCGACCACGAGCTGACGGGCGTCTACAACGTCGGCACCCAAGAGGCGCACTCGTTCAACGAGATGGTCGCCATGATCAACTACGCGCTCGGCACCGACGTCGACCCCGAATACATCGAATGCCCCTTCGACGGCTACGTCCACGACACGATGGCCGACTACTCGCAGTTCCGCGAGGCCACCGGCTGGGAGCCTGAAATCAGCTTCGAGGAGGGCGTCGAACTCGTCTGCGAGCCGTATCTCGACGAGTAG
- a CDS encoding CPBP family intramembrane glutamic endopeptidase translates to MSGVRAWIDHHRLLSFVAIAYAFTWTIQGALAYSGMEASWTHSILIGFGGFGPPIGAAVVVWAAGGSLRTWVGQMFNWRVGARWWTLAIGLPFIILSLGVLLFVLAGGPIDLTEFESPLIYLFAMAWGTVWGGGQEDLGWRGFMLPVLQDSYSALASSVIVSVTWAVWHLPLFLNATTTHGGWPLSQQLLWMVSILAGSVLWTWMYNSTGGSVLVVAVFHAGVNAMGIFHPADPAALVPNGVPDPWLNLLAEVTGALPLVLIAVLLVAVYGGDRLATRDPPTPRDAGLPPEPNAAE, encoded by the coding sequence ATGTCCGGTGTCCGCGCGTGGATCGATCACCATCGCCTCCTGAGCTTCGTCGCGATCGCGTACGCGTTCACGTGGACGATCCAGGGCGCGCTCGCGTATTCGGGGATGGAAGCCTCCTGGACGCACTCGATCCTGATCGGGTTCGGCGGATTCGGCCCGCCGATCGGGGCCGCGGTCGTCGTCTGGGCCGCCGGCGGGAGCCTCCGCACGTGGGTCGGCCAGATGTTCAACTGGCGGGTCGGTGCGAGATGGTGGACGCTCGCGATCGGGCTTCCGTTCATCATTCTCTCGCTCGGCGTCCTGCTGTTCGTCCTGGCCGGCGGCCCGATCGACCTCACCGAGTTCGAGTCACCCCTCATCTACCTGTTCGCGATGGCGTGGGGGACGGTGTGGGGCGGCGGCCAGGAGGACCTCGGCTGGCGCGGCTTCATGCTGCCCGTTCTGCAGGACTCGTACAGCGCGCTGGCGTCGAGCGTCATCGTCAGCGTCACGTGGGCGGTCTGGCACCTCCCGCTGTTCCTGAACGCGACGACCACCCACGGCGGCTGGCCGCTCTCTCAGCAGCTCCTCTGGATGGTCTCCATCCTCGCGGGGTCGGTCCTCTGGACGTGGATGTACAACAGCACCGGCGGGAGCGTCCTCGTCGTCGCGGTGTTCCACGCCGGCGTCAACGCCATGGGGATCTTCCACCCCGCCGACCCGGCGGCGCTCGTCCCGAACGGCGTGCCCGACCCCTGGCTGAACCTGCTCGCCGAGGTGACCGGTGCCCTCCCGCTCGTACTGATCGCGGTCCTCCTCGTCGCCGTCTACGGCGGCGACCGCCTCGCGACACGCGACCCGCCGACGCCGCGCGACGCCGGCCTCCCACCGGAACCGAACGCGGCCGAGTGA
- a CDS encoding alkaline phosphatase family protein, which translates to MTVGEWVAKSGRRVRDNGWSGAKQSAYEFYVGAWSNIGRRYNYGTSIWEDNWDICLVLDACRWDLIPEVDRSYLTDQSKYSVASSSGEWISKTFAGRDNSDIAYVTANPYSKTLLDKDDFFLLDEVWEYGFNDDVRTIPADLVTNQAISAWNSGPEQLVVHYMQPHHPFVPKPMDEGLPRQEFGSQPWDNVWHKLRKGDVDREEVWSGYAANLDYVLEHVDTLLENTSGEVLITADHGNLLGEWGMYAHPDWVPLPALKRVPWIKTVAEDTGSYEPVHNLIRQDKRIDRSDQLEALGYK; encoded by the coding sequence ATGACGGTCGGTGAATGGGTTGCGAAATCGGGACGTCGCGTCCGAGACAATGGGTGGTCCGGTGCGAAGCAGTCAGCGTACGAGTTTTATGTCGGGGCCTGGAGCAATATCGGTCGACGGTACAATTATGGAACCTCCATTTGGGAAGACAACTGGGATATCTGCCTTGTCCTTGATGCCTGCCGCTGGGATCTCATCCCAGAAGTTGATCGCAGTTACCTGACGGATCAATCGAAGTACTCTGTAGCGAGTAGTTCGGGTGAATGGATTTCGAAGACATTCGCCGGTCGCGACAACTCAGATATAGCCTACGTCACCGCTAATCCGTACTCGAAGACGCTCCTCGACAAGGACGACTTCTTCCTCCTCGACGAAGTGTGGGAGTACGGCTTCAACGATGATGTCCGGACAATTCCAGCGGACCTCGTGACCAACCAGGCAATCAGTGCTTGGAACTCAGGACCGGAGCAATTGGTGGTCCACTACATGCAACCGCATCACCCGTTCGTTCCGAAGCCGATGGATGAAGGGCTTCCGCGACAGGAATTCGGCAGCCAACCGTGGGACAACGTCTGGCACAAACTTCGGAAAGGAGACGTTGACCGCGAAGAGGTCTGGAGTGGATACGCGGCGAATCTCGACTACGTGCTTGAACACGTTGATACACTCCTCGAAAATACGTCCGGGGAGGTACTCATAACAGCAGACCACGGCAACCTACTCGGTGAGTGGGGGATGTATGCTCACCCGGACTGGGTACCCCTCCCTGCTTTGAAGCGCGTCCCATGGATCAAGACGGTGGCTGAAGACACTGGGAGCTATGAACCTGTACATAATTTGATCCGGCAGGATAAACGAATAGACCGGAGCGACCAACTCGAAGCCCTCGGATACAAATGA
- a CDS encoding sulfatase, which yields MNLALITVDSLRADHVGCYGYNRETTPNIDTLAADADVFTNAISHACATRPSFPSILTSTHGMLYGGFDHLSEEQVPMSVPLSENGYATGGFHSNPYLSAQFGYARGFDTYSDQEEDPNLTSRIRRYVANNVSGPVHDVLSWIHDKAEEHGGVDVGAYYQNATDLTDQVIQWTESAEEPWFVWAHYMDPHHPYVPPEDHQLFGETFSRRRGVKLRQQVLENPDSLSERDWSDLTDLYDAEIRYTDAEIGRLVEHFTNTTWLLTADHGEEFYEHGNFGHKNRFYEEHVHVPLIVGGDAAGSGQHDHLVGLNDVPVTLLDVANVPTPDTYRGWNLFDGDREAVMGGWGPETGSDPNRVRLMHRTPHRKFIRNTIDSTEELYELSTDPEERENVFADVDASNHIDAVEKFETEIRETARTTDAVEIDEDLQEQLRNLGYKE from the coding sequence GTGAACCTTGCGCTGATTACGGTCGATTCACTCCGGGCCGACCACGTCGGCTGTTACGGATACAACCGCGAGACGACTCCGAATATCGATACACTGGCGGCCGACGCTGACGTCTTCACCAACGCAATCTCTCACGCCTGCGCCACGCGTCCCTCTTTTCCTTCGATCTTGACCTCAACACACGGGATGCTATACGGCGGCTTCGATCATCTCTCTGAGGAACAGGTCCCGATGTCTGTCCCGTTGTCGGAGAACGGATACGCGACCGGTGGCTTTCACTCCAATCCTTATTTATCAGCCCAATTTGGATACGCACGCGGATTCGACACATATAGCGATCAAGAGGAAGACCCCAACCTCACGTCGCGAATTCGACGGTATGTCGCGAACAACGTCTCGGGACCCGTCCACGATGTCCTCTCGTGGATTCACGACAAGGCCGAAGAGCACGGCGGTGTCGACGTAGGCGCATACTACCAGAACGCGACGGATCTCACTGACCAGGTCATCCAGTGGACCGAATCGGCAGAAGAGCCATGGTTTGTGTGGGCGCACTATATGGACCCACACCATCCCTACGTCCCGCCCGAAGATCATCAACTGTTCGGTGAGACATTTTCTCGACGCCGGGGAGTCAAGCTTAGACAGCAGGTGCTGGAGAATCCCGATAGTCTCTCCGAGCGTGACTGGTCGGACCTGACCGATCTGTACGACGCCGAGATACGATACACCGACGCCGAGATCGGGCGGCTCGTCGAACACTTTACCAACACGACGTGGCTCCTCACCGCCGACCACGGCGAAGAGTTCTACGAACACGGTAACTTCGGTCACAAGAACCGCTTCTACGAGGAACACGTTCACGTTCCCCTAATCGTTGGTGGCGACGCTGCAGGGTCCGGGCAGCACGACCACCTCGTCGGCCTCAATGATGTCCCGGTGACGCTCCTTGACGTAGCAAACGTCCCCACGCCGGACACCTATCGGGGTTGGAACCTGTTTGATGGAGACCGCGAGGCGGTCATGGGTGGGTGGGGTCCCGAAACAGGGTCGGACCCTAACAGGGTTCGTCTCATGCATCGGACGCCCCACCGGAAGTTCATCCGCAATACGATTGATTCGACCGAGGAATTGTACGAGCTCTCGACCGATCCCGAAGAACGGGAGAACGTCTTCGCCGACGTTGACGCAAGCAACCACATCGACGCAGTCGAGAAGTTTGAAACGGAGATTCGAGAAACGGCACGGACTACGGACGCAGTCGAAATCGACGAGGACTTACAAGAACAACTGCGCAACCTCGGCTACAAGGAATGA
- a CDS encoding universal stress protein, whose product MPDDVLVAFDGSPLAERALAYALETFPDAAVTAMYVIDPVDSVIDVEAGGLPVAEEWYDDARERAAEVLTTATDLAAERDSVLDTVAEVGKPARAILDYADGHGVDQIVMGSHGRSGIDRALLGSVAETVTRRARIPVTIVG is encoded by the coding sequence ATGCCCGACGACGTCCTCGTCGCCTTCGACGGCTCCCCGCTCGCCGAACGCGCGCTCGCGTACGCACTGGAGACCTTCCCGGACGCCGCCGTCACCGCGATGTACGTCATCGACCCGGTCGACTCGGTGATCGACGTGGAGGCCGGCGGCCTGCCGGTCGCGGAGGAGTGGTACGACGACGCCCGAGAGCGTGCCGCCGAGGTCCTCACGACGGCGACGGATCTCGCGGCGGAGCGCGATAGCGTTCTCGACACCGTCGCTGAAGTCGGGAAACCGGCGCGTGCGATTCTCGACTACGCCGACGGCCACGGCGTCGATCAGATCGTTATGGGGAGCCACGGCCGGTCGGGAATCGACCGGGCGCTTCTGGGAAGCGTCGCCGAAACGGTCACCCGCCGAGCGCGGATTCCGGTGACGATCGTCGGATGA
- the glmM gene encoding phosphoglucosamine mutase, whose protein sequence is MFGTSGVRGRVGDEITASLALDVGRALATDGADTVVVGRDARESGRTLSRALSAGVTECGGDVIEVGVQSTPTVARAVVREEADAGVVVTASHNPAPDNGIKLWSADGSAFDEDANARIASIVEAADFDLAAWDELGARRRLEGARARHERALRESVAIPADLSVVVDLGNGVGRVTADALHAAGCDVETLNAQRDGRFPGRPSEPTAENCATACAVVEATDADLGVVHDGDADRMMAINERGRFVPGDALLALFARREADAGDRVAVPVDTSLLVADALAEVGAEVTYTPVGDAYVAAETRNPDVAFGGEPSGAWIWPDQTRCPDGPLAACTLAAVAGAEGSLAALVDDLPSYPIRRDSVRIDEKRAVVDRVAELARESFDDVSTLDGIRVETETGWFLVRASGTEPLVRITAEARDAADADELFETARGLVDRGADAR, encoded by the coding sequence ATGTTCGGGACGAGCGGCGTCCGGGGGCGCGTCGGCGACGAGATCACCGCGAGCCTCGCGCTCGACGTCGGCCGTGCGCTCGCGACGGACGGCGCCGACACCGTCGTCGTCGGCCGGGACGCGCGCGAGAGCGGGCGGACGCTGAGTCGCGCGCTCTCGGCCGGGGTCACCGAGTGCGGCGGCGACGTGATCGAGGTAGGCGTCCAGTCGACCCCGACCGTCGCCCGCGCGGTCGTCCGCGAGGAGGCCGACGCCGGCGTCGTCGTCACCGCCTCGCACAACCCGGCGCCCGACAACGGGATCAAGCTCTGGAGCGCTGACGGCAGCGCGTTCGACGAGGACGCGAACGCCCGGATCGCGTCGATCGTGGAGGCGGCGGACTTCGACCTCGCGGCGTGGGACGAGCTCGGAGCCCGACGTCGGCTGGAGGGCGCCCGCGCTCGCCACGAACGCGCGCTCCGGGAGTCGGTCGCGATCCCGGCCGATCTGTCGGTCGTCGTCGACCTCGGCAACGGCGTCGGACGCGTCACCGCGGACGCGCTCCACGCGGCCGGCTGCGACGTGGAGACGCTCAACGCCCAGCGGGACGGGCGGTTCCCGGGGCGGCCGAGCGAGCCGACCGCCGAGAACTGCGCGACGGCCTGCGCGGTCGTCGAGGCGACCGACGCCGACCTCGGGGTCGTCCACGACGGCGACGCCGACCGCATGATGGCGATCAACGAGCGCGGGCGGTTCGTTCCGGGCGACGCGCTGCTCGCGCTGTTCGCCCGGCGCGAGGCCGACGCGGGCGACCGCGTCGCCGTGCCGGTCGACACGAGCCTCCTCGTCGCCGACGCGCTCGCCGAGGTCGGCGCCGAGGTGACGTACACCCCCGTCGGCGACGCGTACGTCGCCGCCGAGACGCGGAATCCGGACGTCGCCTTCGGCGGCGAGCCCAGCGGCGCGTGGATCTGGCCCGACCAGACGCGCTGTCCCGACGGCCCGCTCGCCGCCTGCACGCTGGCCGCCGTCGCGGGCGCGGAGGGGTCGCTTGCCGCGCTGGTCGACGACCTTCCGTCGTATCCGATCCGCCGGGACTCGGTCCGGATCGACGAGAAGCGGGCCGTCGTCGACCGCGTCGCGGAGCTCGCCCGGGAGTCGTTCGACGACGTGTCGACGCTCGACGGGATCCGGGTGGAGACGGAAACGGGCTGGTTCCTCGTGCGCGCGAGCGGGACCGAGCCGCTGGTGCGGATCACCGCCGAGGCGCGGGACGCGGCCGACGCCGACGAGCTGTTCGAGACCGCGCGCGGGCTCGTCGACCGGGGCGCCGACGCGCGCTGA